The proteins below are encoded in one region of Chryseobacterium wanjuense:
- a CDS encoding DUF3810 domain-containing protein: MISFFERFFELQKAVHQIIFSWIPFSLGDVLYILLGIFLMYCIIKCFKKTSRNISLLRILLIINVFYFVYQIFWGMLYFQIPIIKKLSSQEEPTVAKAKVLALKYLTQCKETRKKVKQDHNGIFVVTDLKSIQKEILFQQSKLPEYISDKKAPQVNSFKPSLFKNVMSFTGILGYYNPFTAEAQYNSELPNTYIPFTSAHESSHQLGFAREQEANFVGYLIGIHSKNIELRYSTEYFTLKSLLNFIVDEDPEFVKSVLANYSPEMKKDRAYEKSFVLKHQGFLNEFFGFTNNLFLKSNQQEGSVTYSYFIDLLLNYEKV; this comes from the coding sequence ATGATTTCTTTTTTTGAACGTTTTTTTGAACTTCAGAAAGCCGTTCACCAGATCATTTTCTCCTGGATTCCTTTTTCGTTGGGGGATGTGCTTTATATTTTGCTTGGTATTTTTCTGATGTATTGTATTATTAAATGTTTTAAAAAGACAAGCAGAAACATTTCATTATTAAGAATTTTACTCATTATTAATGTCTTTTATTTCGTCTATCAGATATTTTGGGGGATGCTTTACTTCCAGATTCCGATTATTAAAAAATTATCGAGTCAGGAAGAGCCGACCGTGGCTAAAGCAAAAGTATTAGCATTAAAATATTTAACCCAATGTAAAGAAACAAGGAAAAAAGTAAAGCAAGACCACAATGGAATTTTTGTAGTGACTGATCTGAAATCTATTCAAAAAGAAATCCTTTTTCAGCAATCGAAACTACCGGAATATATCTCCGATAAAAAAGCGCCACAGGTTAATTCCTTTAAACCAAGTTTGTTTAAAAATGTGATGAGTTTTACTGGGATTCTGGGCTATTACAACCCTTTCACGGCAGAAGCGCAATATAATTCTGAATTGCCCAATACATATATTCCTTTTACATCTGCACACGAAAGCTCGCATCAGCTTGGCTTCGCACGAGAACAGGAAGCAAATTTTGTAGGCTATCTTATCGGTATTCATTCGAAAAACATCGAATTGCGCTACAGCACAGAATATTTTACGTTAAAAAGTTTATTGAACTTTATTGTAGATGAAGATCCTGAATTTGTAAAATCTGTTTTGGCCAACTATTCTCCCGAAATGAAAAAAGACAGAGCTTACGAAAAAAGTTTTGTGCTAAAACATCAGGGATTTCTGAATGAGTTTTTCGGTTTCACAAACAACCTTTTTCTGAAGAGCAATCAGCAGGAAGGATCTGTAACATATTCCTATTTTATTGACCTTTTATTAAATTATGAAAAGGTCTAA
- a CDS encoding MFS transporter, which yields MESKQQQTKWSQFLSLIVVFFFWGFVAASNDILIPVFKKWFVLSQVQSQLVAWAFYVAYFVGSVIFFLISLKSDILQKFGYKKTLAVGLGLSALGAFLFVPAAAAANFWFFLTALFIVGLGFSVQQIVANPLAIKMGSPQTGAHRLTLAGGINSLGTTIGPILVGIALFGMGNKEDSAPKNQNLSKIEIVKNEYQTHKDELSKNIIELKKDTQDDPVKVNEVISTIEKNIADIDSQITSIDQNSGASDAQVDQYSAKLGEIKQKSTNITYPLEFVKENLKMVKVPFIVLGVAFILVAIFMLFSKIEDPAKEEEALIDEPAKFNIFHYPQLYLGMLAIFIYVGVEVSIISNLPALLHTKEFGGVLEHNIAPFVSLYWGSLMIGRWNGSINVFNTSKTTNLILKFVVPFIAFGIIIFSNELSGKDVSAFYIYALWIVAFIIMSFIGGKNAGKTLMIFGIAGVVMMFLGLVYPDKDLAKYFFISGGLFCSIMWPSIFDLAIAGLGKNTGKASSFLVMMILGGGIIPLVQGWICDFDKSSPDGIMGITWTHFSYVIPILCFVYLAFYGFVTPKILKKQGIEMGETTSGGH from the coding sequence ATGGAATCAAAACAGCAACAGACCAAATGGTCACAGTTCCTATCCTTAATTGTAGTCTTCTTTTTCTGGGGATTTGTCGCAGCAAGTAATGATATTCTAATTCCGGTTTTCAAGAAATGGTTTGTACTTTCCCAAGTGCAGAGTCAGCTTGTTGCCTGGGCATTCTATGTAGCTTATTTTGTAGGATCAGTCATCTTTTTCCTGATCTCTCTGAAAAGCGACATCCTTCAAAAATTCGGCTATAAAAAAACACTGGCTGTAGGACTGGGATTATCCGCATTAGGAGCTTTCTTGTTTGTACCTGCCGCTGCTGCTGCCAATTTCTGGTTTTTCTTAACGGCACTTTTCATTGTTGGACTAGGATTTTCCGTTCAACAAATCGTCGCCAATCCTTTAGCTATTAAAATGGGAAGCCCACAGACCGGAGCTCACCGTTTGACGTTAGCGGGAGGAATCAACTCTTTGGGAACTACGATCGGGCCTATCTTAGTAGGTATTGCCCTTTTCGGAATGGGAAATAAAGAAGATTCTGCTCCCAAAAATCAGAATTTATCCAAAATTGAAATCGTAAAAAACGAATATCAAACTCATAAGGATGAACTTTCTAAAAACATTATTGAATTAAAAAAAGATACGCAGGATGATCCTGTAAAAGTAAATGAAGTAATTTCTACTATTGAAAAAAACATTGCTGATATTGACAGTCAAATAACATCAATCGATCAAAACAGCGGTGCTTCTGATGCTCAGGTAGATCAGTATTCTGCCAAGCTTGGAGAGATTAAACAAAAATCTACCAACATTACCTATCCTCTGGAGTTTGTGAAGGAGAATTTAAAAATGGTAAAAGTTCCATTTATTGTTCTTGGTGTTGCCTTTATTTTGGTGGCCATCTTTATGCTTTTCTCAAAAATTGAAGATCCTGCCAAAGAAGAGGAAGCCCTGATCGATGAACCTGCAAAATTCAACATCTTCCATTATCCACAGCTGTATTTAGGAATGCTGGCAATTTTCATCTATGTAGGAGTTGAAGTATCCATCATCAGTAACCTTCCGGCTTTATTGCATACTAAGGAATTCGGAGGCGTTCTGGAACACAATATCGCTCCTTTCGTTTCTTTGTATTGGGGAAGTTTAATGATCGGTAGATGGAACGGAAGTATCAACGTATTCAATACGTCTAAAACGACGAACCTTATTCTAAAATTCGTAGTTCCTTTCATCGCATTCGGAATTATCATATTCTCTAATGAATTAAGCGGTAAAGACGTTTCTGCTTTCTACATCTATGCATTATGGATTGTTGCCTTTATTATCATGAGCTTCATCGGTGGTAAAAACGCAGGGAAAACATTAATGATATTCGGAATTGCAGGAGTAGTGATGATGTTTTTGGGACTTGTATATCCGGATAAAGATCTTGCTAAATATTTCTTTATTTCAGGAGGTCTTTTCTGTTCGATCATGTGGCCGTCTATTTTTGACCTTGCCATTGCAGGACTTGGAAAAAATACCGGTAAAGCATCATCATTCCTGGTAATGATGATTTTAGGAGGAGGAATTATTCCTTTGGTTCAAGGATGGATTTGTGATTTCGACAAATCAAGCCCCGATGGAATTATGGGAATTACATGGACACATTTTTCATACGTGATTCCTATTCTGTGCTTTGTTTATCTTGCTTTTTACGGTTTTGTCACACCGAAAATCCTTAAAAAACAGGGTATTGAAATGGGTGAAACAACATCCGGTGGTCACTAA
- a CDS encoding GtrA family protein — protein sequence MRDILLRQKQVLFFVIAGGLSAIVEIGSFKVFSTYFPHFFPSETDFHGIHYPLSNIFSTSCGIITNYFLSIWFVFERGKHSKRREFAYFMVVSFISTLLSLGFFQVFYSSIFKDNIDVIIYTLSPEMISKIAAILLVSILNYSVKKKVIFNG from the coding sequence ATGAGAGATATACTACTACGTCAGAAACAGGTTTTGTTTTTCGTCATCGCAGGCGGACTGAGTGCCATTGTGGAAATCGGGAGCTTTAAGGTTTTCAGCACCTACTTTCCTCACTTCTTTCCCAGTGAGACAGATTTTCACGGAATACATTACCCTTTGAGTAATATTTTCTCTACGAGCTGCGGGATTATTACCAATTATTTCCTGAGCATTTGGTTTGTTTTTGAGAGAGGAAAACATTCAAAAAGAAGAGAATTTGCTTATTTTATGGTGGTTTCTTTCATTTCAACTTTATTGAGTCTTGGTTTTTTCCAGGTTTTTTACAGCTCCATATTTAAAGATAATATCGATGTGATCATTTATACATTGAGTCCTGAGATGATCAGTAAGATTGCAGCTATTTTATTGGTTTCCATTCTTAATTATTCTGTAAAAAAGAAAGTAATTTTTAACGGCTAA
- a CDS encoding lysophospholipid acyltransferase family protein, which produces MRKILNYLWRFWLLLLAFVFTVLFGIPVFILSFSKKHYKYAYQFIRCWSYCMFFGMGLRYELTKLSNQKLEKNQQYVFISNHTSIMDIMLMCILCADHPICFVGKKELVKIPIFGTIYKRICVMVDRSSARSRADVYRRCAEKMEEGNSIVIFPEGGVPDDTSIILDEFKDGAFTLSSKHNSPIVVFTFVGLKEIFPFDNTKGYPGKAKAYLNGILPPSDSPKDLKSEAFDIIKKTLVERG; this is translated from the coding sequence GTGAGAAAAATTTTAAATTACCTCTGGAGATTCTGGCTGCTTTTATTGGCGTTTGTTTTCACCGTACTTTTCGGGATTCCGGTTTTTATTTTATCATTCAGTAAGAAACACTACAAATATGCTTACCAATTCATCAGATGCTGGAGCTACTGTATGTTTTTCGGGATGGGTCTGAGATATGAACTGACGAAACTTTCTAACCAGAAACTTGAAAAAAACCAGCAATACGTTTTTATTTCCAACCACACTTCCATTATGGATATTATGCTGATGTGCATTTTATGTGCAGATCATCCGATTTGTTTTGTGGGAAAAAAGGAACTGGTAAAAATCCCGATTTTCGGTACCATATATAAAAGGATCTGTGTGATGGTAGACCGAAGCAGTGCAAGAAGCCGTGCCGATGTGTACAGAAGATGCGCCGAAAAAATGGAAGAAGGAAACAGCATCGTTATTTTTCCTGAAGGCGGAGTACCCGATGACACCTCTATTATTCTCGATGAATTCAAGGATGGAGCCTTTACGCTTTCTTCCAAACACAACTCGCCGATCGTTGTTTTTACTTTCGTGGGATTGAAGGAAATTTTCCCTTTTGATAATACAAAAGGTTATCCGGGAAAGGCAAAAGCTTACTTGAATGGAATTTTACCCCCATCTGATTCTCCGAAAGACCTGAAATCAGAGGCATTTGATATTATAAAAAAAACCTTGGTGGAACGCGGTTAA
- a CDS encoding prolyl oligopeptidase family serine peptidase: MKKKYFIIFTQLTLGVISAQKNNLASSNPITDEYFGTKVVDEYRNLENLKDTETINWMKRQADYTDSVLKDLPYKDYYLNERMKFDKKAGFFVNELKITGNDLYFYLKKEAHENIPKLYYRKSFKGKEEFLYDPSIFISSFDPESKQQHNFVINFISPSWDGSKIAISMSENGKEISEVIIMDVKTKYIYPQVITNLEPTSVGQVKWLEDNSSFFYTYFPVIDTDSPEYTKNTEVTFYRLGDDPKNRKNVFSRVNNPELNIDEGRFPGIVQFNQGDPYFIGNLGDVDDYTDTFIIDRKDFEKGIKSWKPLYHKADKVFDKMPMGKEVYFMSGYNSPNFKLCKTNLEKPDFKNPKILVPEKKDEVIRSFTLTKDGVYYTTTKNGVEAKFYLYKNGKDIPIKLPFVAGDITIETKGKEYSDVWIYCSGWANEQRRYKYNLTTNSFVLENLYPLIEYSEFKDIIVEETSIKARDGESIPLTLIHDKNINKNKQIPVIIQAYGAYGTSYTPFFARSYLMWAKQGGIIAIAHVRGGGEKGDRWHKAGYKETKPNTWRDLIDCTEFLINNGYTSKDKVAIWGKSAGGITVGRAITERPDLFKVAVIEVGATNMLRDEITPNGPGNVPEFGTVSKQDEFKALLEMDAFHHIKYGEKYPATLITAGMNDGRVVSWMPSKFAAKLMANDASQNPILLKIDYEGGHGGSVSYEKAYEEVGKIFAFIGWQLNLANFQPTNSKN, encoded by the coding sequence ATGAAAAAAAAATATTTTATAATTTTTACTCAATTAACATTGGGAGTAATTAGTGCTCAGAAAAATAATCTTGCTTCATCAAATCCCATTACTGATGAATATTTCGGGACTAAAGTAGTTGATGAATATAGAAATCTTGAAAACCTAAAAGATACTGAAACAATCAATTGGATGAAAAGACAAGCAGATTATACAGATTCTGTTCTTAAAGATCTTCCGTATAAAGATTATTATTTAAATGAAAGGATGAAATTTGATAAAAAAGCTGGTTTTTTTGTTAATGAATTAAAAATTACGGGAAATGACCTTTATTTTTATTTAAAAAAAGAAGCGCATGAAAATATACCGAAATTATATTATCGAAAAAGCTTTAAAGGAAAAGAAGAATTTCTGTATGATCCTTCCATATTTATTTCATCGTTTGATCCCGAATCTAAGCAACAGCATAATTTTGTTATTAATTTCATTAGCCCTAGCTGGGATGGGAGTAAAATTGCTATTTCCATGTCTGAAAATGGGAAGGAAATTTCTGAAGTTATTATAATGGATGTCAAAACCAAATATATCTATCCGCAAGTAATTACTAACCTAGAGCCTACCTCAGTCGGCCAAGTAAAATGGCTTGAAGATAATTCTAGCTTTTTCTATACTTATTTTCCGGTCATAGATACTGATTCTCCTGAATATACGAAGAATACGGAAGTTACATTTTATAGATTAGGGGACGACCCTAAGAACCGTAAGAATGTTTTTTCAAGAGTAAATAATCCTGAATTGAATATTGACGAAGGTAGGTTTCCTGGGATTGTTCAGTTTAATCAAGGGGATCCTTATTTTATAGGTAATTTAGGAGATGTCGATGATTATACTGACACTTTTATTATAGACAGAAAAGATTTTGAAAAAGGAATTAAAAGTTGGAAACCATTATATCATAAAGCAGACAAAGTATTTGATAAAATGCCTATGGGAAAAGAAGTGTATTTTATGTCGGGATATAATTCTCCAAATTTTAAACTATGTAAAACAAATCTTGAGAAGCCGGATTTTAAAAATCCTAAAATTTTAGTTCCTGAAAAAAAAGACGAAGTAATTCGAAGTTTTACACTTACAAAGGATGGTGTTTATTATACAACAACCAAAAATGGTGTTGAGGCTAAATTTTATCTTTATAAAAATGGAAAAGATATTCCTATAAAATTGCCATTTGTGGCGGGAGATATTACAATTGAAACAAAAGGAAAAGAATATTCTGATGTTTGGATCTATTGCTCTGGGTGGGCAAATGAACAACGAAGATATAAGTATAATTTGACAACAAACAGTTTTGTTTTAGAAAATCTTTATCCTCTGATTGAGTATTCGGAATTCAAAGATATCATTGTTGAAGAAACTTCTATCAAAGCGCGAGATGGAGAAAGTATTCCTCTAACTTTGATTCATGACAAAAATATTAATAAGAATAAGCAGATTCCAGTTATAATACAAGCTTATGGTGCATATGGGACGTCTTACACTCCCTTTTTTGCAAGAAGTTATTTGATGTGGGCTAAGCAGGGCGGAATTATTGCTATTGCGCACGTGAGAGGTGGAGGAGAAAAGGGAGATAGATGGCATAAAGCAGGATATAAAGAAACAAAACCAAATACATGGCGAGACTTAATTGATTGCACAGAATTTTTAATTAATAATGGATATACTTCAAAGGATAAAGTTGCAATTTGGGGTAAAAGTGCGGGTGGAATTACAGTAGGTAGGGCAATTACTGAAAGACCGGATTTATTTAAGGTAGCTGTCATAGAAGTTGGTGCCACCAATATGCTAAGAGATGAGATTACTCCTAATGGTCCCGGAAATGTTCCTGAATTTGGGACTGTATCTAAACAGGATGAATTTAAAGCATTACTAGAAATGGATGCTTTCCATCACATAAAATATGGTGAAAAATATCCTGCAACGCTTATTACTGCTGGAATGAATGATGGGCGTGTCGTTTCTTGGATGCCTTCAAAATTTGCTGCAAAATTAATGGCGAATGATGCTTCTCAGAATCCAATCCTTTTAAAAATTGATTATGAGGGCGGACATGGAGGAAGTGTTTCTTATGAAAAAGCGTATGAAGAAGTAGGGAAGATTTTTGCTTTCATAGGTTGGCAGCTTAACCTTGCTAATTTTCAACCTACAAATTCGAAAAACTAA
- the ruvA gene encoding Holliday junction branch migration protein RuvA translates to MIFSLQGIVQELTPTYAVINVQGVGYYVGISLMTSQSLNPNQETFLFIQQIIREDAHLLFGFNTRSEKEMFNLLISVNGVGAVSALILLSTLSLEEIASAILSRNSALIQKAKGIGAKTAERIIVDLKDKVQKFSDPEENISTFVNNKIKEESLSALEVLGIPKRMSEKLADKIIKQDPNISIEELVKQILKNI, encoded by the coding sequence ATGATATTTTCACTACAAGGTATTGTTCAGGAACTTACGCCTACCTACGCAGTGATCAACGTACAAGGAGTTGGTTACTATGTCGGCATAAGCCTAATGACCTCACAATCACTGAATCCCAATCAGGAAACCTTTCTTTTTATTCAACAGATCATTAGAGAAGACGCCCATTTGCTTTTTGGTTTTAACACTCGTTCAGAAAAAGAGATGTTCAATTTGTTAATAAGCGTTAATGGAGTAGGAGCAGTTTCTGCCCTTATTTTACTGTCGACTTTAAGTCTTGAAGAGATTGCTTCGGCGATCCTTTCCCGCAACAGTGCCCTGATTCAAAAAGCAAAAGGAATCGGAGCCAAAACTGCCGAAAGAATTATTGTAGACCTTAAAGATAAAGTCCAGAAATTCAGTGATCCGGAAGAAAATATTTCTACATTTGTAAATAATAAAATTAAGGAAGAATCGTTATCTGCATTAGAAGTTTTAGGGATTCCTAAGCGAATGAGCGAGAAGCTTGCAGATAAAATAATAAAACAAGATCCTAACATTTCAATAGAAGAGTTGGTAAAACAAATTTTAAAAAACATTTAA
- a CDS encoding ATPase: MVAIVDGGSTKCDWVILDDFHKVFLKTETIGFNPNNIEAELIVPEIEKNISLGAVKNSITKVFFYGSGCGVASNRAIIQDELQKFFTKAEIIVKEDLTAAAYAAYNGKPAVVCILGTGSNSCYFDGTDLKVKLPSLGFLMDDGNGCSIGKQLVRRFFMQKLPQDLHQEFEKTYQLTIEEVLKNMYHTSMPNAYLANFNKFVVERKGHPYFQKMVFDEMISFFDFQVLPYEESKTAEINFIGSIAYYYEDILRSAAAELNLNVGHIVQKPIESLVNYHIKYIL, translated from the coding sequence ATGGTTGCTATTGTCGATGGTGGCTCTACAAAATGTGATTGGGTGATTTTGGATGACTTTCACAAGGTCTTTTTAAAAACGGAAACCATTGGTTTCAATCCTAATAATATCGAAGCAGAACTTATTGTACCCGAAATTGAAAAAAACATCAGTCTTGGGGCGGTAAAGAACTCTATAACCAAAGTCTTTTTCTACGGATCAGGCTGTGGAGTGGCTTCAAACCGGGCAATCATTCAGGATGAACTTCAAAAGTTTTTTACCAAAGCTGAAATAATAGTAAAAGAAGATCTTACGGCTGCCGCTTATGCAGCATACAACGGTAAACCCGCAGTAGTCTGTATCTTGGGAACAGGCTCGAATTCTTGTTATTTCGACGGAACAGATCTGAAAGTGAAGCTGCCTTCACTGGGCTTTCTTATGGACGACGGAAACGGATGTTCCATCGGAAAACAGCTGGTTCGCAGATTTTTTATGCAAAAACTTCCGCAGGATCTTCATCAGGAATTTGAAAAAACTTACCAGCTAACCATCGAAGAGGTGTTGAAAAATATGTACCATACTTCAATGCCGAATGCTTACCTTGCCAACTTCAACAAGTTTGTGGTAGAAAGGAAAGGTCATCCTTATTTCCAAAAAATGGTTTTTGATGAAATGATAAGCTTCTTCGATTTCCAGGTTCTTCCTTACGAAGAATCAAAAACAGCCGAGATCAATTTCATCGGCTCTATTGCTTATTACTACGAAGATATTTTACGTTCTGCCGCTGCAGAGCTTAATCTTAATGTGGGACATATTGTACAGAAACCTATCGAAAGTTTAGTCAATTACCACATTAAATACATACTATAA
- a CDS encoding NADP-dependent malic enzyme, translating to MSSKTHRDEKNFNQAALDYHKAEPKGKIEVIPSKPHSSQRDLSLAYSPGVAVPCMEIHEKPETVYDYTGKGNLVAVISNGTAVLGLGDIGAEASKPVMEGKGLLFKIFADINVFDIEINEKDPDKFIDIVKGIAPTFGGINLEDIKAPEAFYIEKRLKEELDIPLMHDDQHGTAIISAAALINSLQIANKKIEEVKMVVNGAGAAAIACTNLYISLGLKRENVLMCDSKGVINHKRENLTSEKIDFIANTDIDTLEDAVKGSDVFVGLSKGNVMTPEMLLSMSENPIVFALSNPDPEIAYDLAIETRKDVIMATGRSDYPNQVNNVLGFPYIFRGALDVQAKGINEEMKLAAVHAIADLAKEPVPEAVILAYNVQNLQFGREYFIPKPFDNRLITKVSSAVAKAAIDSGIARKTITDFSEYENSLLDRMGRDEKLVRMMQSRAKSNPKRITLGNAEEYNVLKAAQILYEEGIAYPSLLGNKKYIQEQMERFGINLDVPIIDPSDDDQKENRKKYRETLWKLRQRKGMNEYKAKRFVRQRDYFGPLMLRHGDTDGLIVGFSKNYTSVLRPVLEIIEKDKGVDKVAAMMMILSEKKPIFFADTSINQNPTAEDLVNIAKMAEFTVKSFAIEPRIAMLGFENFAAISETSKKVAKAVNILHEKYPKMIVDGEIQPDFAMNADHLSDYPFSKLETTPANTFIFPNLESANLSYKIIRGMKVAQVIGPILMGLKQPVHVLQMRSSVDEIVNLATIAVLDAQRREKKDKK from the coding sequence ATGTCAAGTAAAACCCACCGCGACGAAAAGAACTTTAATCAGGCCGCGTTAGATTACCACAAAGCCGAACCTAAAGGAAAAATCGAAGTGATCCCTTCAAAACCACACTCATCTCAGAGAGATTTGTCATTGGCGTATTCGCCGGGGGTTGCAGTTCCTTGTATGGAAATCCACGAAAAACCGGAAACCGTGTACGACTACACAGGAAAAGGAAATCTGGTGGCTGTTATTTCCAATGGTACTGCGGTTCTTGGATTGGGAGATATTGGTGCAGAGGCTTCAAAGCCCGTAATGGAAGGAAAAGGTCTTTTGTTCAAAATTTTTGCAGATATCAATGTTTTTGATATTGAAATCAATGAAAAGGATCCGGATAAATTTATTGATATCGTAAAAGGTATTGCTCCTACTTTCGGAGGAATCAACCTTGAAGATATTAAAGCTCCTGAAGCATTTTATATCGAAAAGAGACTGAAAGAAGAATTAGATATTCCTTTAATGCACGATGATCAGCACGGAACGGCAATTATTTCCGCCGCTGCCCTGATCAACTCTTTACAGATCGCCAACAAAAAGATCGAAGAAGTGAAAATGGTCGTAAATGGAGCCGGTGCTGCAGCCATTGCTTGTACCAACCTGTATATTTCTCTTGGTTTAAAAAGAGAAAACGTGTTGATGTGCGACAGCAAAGGGGTGATCAATCATAAAAGAGAAAATCTTACATCAGAAAAAATAGATTTCATTGCCAATACAGATATCGATACGTTGGAAGATGCCGTAAAAGGTTCAGACGTTTTCGTAGGATTGTCGAAAGGAAATGTAATGACTCCCGAAATGTTATTAAGTATGAGCGAAAATCCTATCGTTTTTGCGTTGTCAAACCCAGATCCGGAAATTGCTTACGACTTGGCGATCGAAACGCGTAAAGATGTGATCATGGCGACAGGAAGAAGTGATTATCCTAATCAGGTAAACAACGTTCTTGGTTTCCCGTATATTTTTAGAGGGGCTTTGGATGTTCAGGCAAAAGGAATTAATGAAGAAATGAAACTGGCTGCCGTTCATGCGATTGCCGATTTGGCGAAAGAGCCGGTTCCTGAAGCGGTAATTTTGGCTTATAATGTTCAGAATCTGCAGTTTGGAAGAGAATATTTTATTCCAAAACCTTTTGATAACAGATTGATTACTAAAGTTTCAAGCGCAGTGGCAAAAGCAGCGATTGACAGCGGAATTGCAAGAAAAACCATCACAGATTTTAGTGAATATGAAAACAGCCTTCTTGATCGTATGGGAAGAGACGAGAAGCTGGTAAGAATGATGCAGAGCCGTGCAAAATCAAATCCGAAGAGAATTACTTTAGGAAATGCAGAAGAATACAACGTCTTGAAAGCGGCTCAGATTCTTTATGAAGAAGGAATTGCATATCCTAGCTTGTTAGGAAACAAAAAATATATCCAAGAACAGATGGAGCGTTTCGGAATCAATCTTGATGTTCCGATTATCGATCCAAGTGATGACGACCAGAAAGAAAACAGAAAGAAATACAGAGAAACTCTTTGGAAACTTCGCCAGAGAAAGGGGATGAACGAATACAAAGCGAAAAGATTTGTTCGCCAGAGAGATTATTTCGGACCTTTGATGTTGAGACATGGTGATACGGATGGTTTGATCGTAGGATTCTCTAAAAATTATACGTCTGTTTTAAGACCTGTTTTAGAAATAATCGAAAAAGATAAAGGAGTTGATAAAGTAGCGGCAATGATGATGATTTTGTCTGAAAAGAAGCCTATTTTCTTCGCAGATACGTCCATTAATCAGAATCCTACAGCCGAAGATCTGGTGAATATTGCTAAAATGGCAGAATTTACAGTGAAATCTTTCGCTATCGAACCGAGAATTGCAATGCTTGGATTTGAAAATTTTGCAGCAATTTCTGAAACTTCAAAGAAGGTGGCAAAAGCGGTAAACATTCTTCACGAAAAATATCCGAAAATGATCGTGGACGGAGAGATTCAGCCGGATTTTGCGATGAATGCAGATCATTTGAGCGATTATCCTTTCTCAAAACTGGAAACTACCCCTGCAAATACCTTCATTTTCCCGAATCTTGAAAGTGCAAACCTGTCTTACAAGATCATCAGAGGAATGAAAGTAGCACAAGTGATCGGGCCAATCTTAATGGGATTAAAACAACCTGTTCACGTTCTGCAAATGCGTTCAAGTGTTGACGAAATTGTGAATTTGGCAACCATTGCTGTTTTGGATGCTCAGAGAAGAGAGAAGAAGGATAAAAAATAG